A region of Lacinutrix sp. Hel_I_90 DNA encodes the following proteins:
- a CDS encoding DUF5522 domain-containing protein, producing MKKYIPIEEGDFYLTPEGYKCFTEQYHLKRGYCCESGCRHCPYGFNKNTNTSKKN from the coding sequence ATGAAGAAATATATTCCCATAGAAGAAGGCGATTTCTACCTCACCCCAGAAGGTTACAAATGTTTTACAGAGCAATACCATCTAAAAAGGGGCTACTGTTGTGAAAGTGGCTGCAGACATTGTCCTTATGGTTTTAATAAAAACACGAATACATCAAAAAAAAACTAA